TTGAAATACCTGGGTTACGTTCTGAAAAAACCAGCAGCAGCTGTAAAACAAGCTGACAGCGTTTCATTGTGTCTTTTTCTTCATCCATGATGATATTTAGACGCGATAAAATCGCATCTTCGATAAATTCAATTAAGCCTTCAAACATTCTTGCTTTACTGGGGAAGTGGCGATACAGCGCCGCTTCAGAGACACCGACTTCTGCTGCCAATTTGGCTGTGGTGATCCTTTGTCCTGGGCTGGTTTCTAACATTTGAGCTAAACATTGCAGAATATGTTCACGACGATTGATCTTTGGGCTTTCCGCCATTCTTGTGTTCCTTGACTTCGTGACGACTTGTAAAGGTTATTTGGTTCCTGAATGACCAAATCCACCTTCACCACGATCTGAGCGATTAAATTCATCTACCAGTGTAAACTGTGCTTGTACCACAGGCACAAATACCAATTGTGCCAAACGGTCGCCAATTTCTAATGTGTAAGGTTTATTGCCGCGATTCCAGCAAGATACCATTAATGGTCCTTGATAATCTGAATCAATGAGGCCGACTAAGTTACCTAATACAATACCGTGCTTATGGCCTAGACCTGAGCGAGGTAAAATCACTGCCGCAAGACTTGGATCTGCCACATGCACTGCAATTCCAGTCGGGATTAGCACTGTTTCACCCGGTGCAATCACAATTGTAGTATCAATCATGGCGCGTAAATCCATACCAGCACTACCAGGAGTAGCATAAGCTGGTAGCGGATATTCACTTCCAATACGCGAATCTAAAATTTTTAGCTCAATCGGTGTTTTCATGATGTTGGTAACTGTTGGTTAATTAAAGTAAGCAGCTGACGCGCTAGCGTGAGTTTGTCTGTAGTGGGTAGCTGTTGACTACCTTGTGGCCAAAATACCTGTAATGCATTGTTATCGGCATTAAAACCTAAGCCTTGAACTGAGACATCATTAGCGGCAATCATATCTAAGTTTTTGCGCTGCAGTTTGCCACGGGCATATTGCTCAACGTTATTGGTCTCGGCGGCAAACCCTACGGTAAAAGGTCTTGGTTGCTGCTGCGCGACGGTGGCTAAAATATCGGGATTACGAATTAATGCAAGTTGCATGTTTTCAGCTGACTTTTTGATTTTCTCTTTAGCCACATCCGCTAAACGATAATCGGCTACGGCGGCGCAGCCAATAAAAATATCTTGTTCGGTTAGATTTGCCATGACAGCATCAAGCATTTGCTGCGCAGATTCGACATCAATTCGCTTGACCTTATCTGGGGTCGCTAAATTGACGGGACCAGAGATAAGTGTGACTTCCGCGCCAAGTTCAATGGCTGCTTGTGCAAGTGCAAAGCCCATCTTGCCCGAGCTGTGGTTTGAAATATAACGTACAGGGTCAATAGCTTCACGGGTCGGGCCGGCTGTTAACAGTAATTTTTTACCCATCAAAGGCAGACTGTTGGTTGCAGGATTGCGATTGGTAACTGCGTTGCTGACAACTGGGGTAGAATTTAAAAAGCCGATTAATTGTTCAGCAATGTCTAATGGTTCTAACATTCGCCCAAAACCTACCTCACCACAGGCTTGGCTGCCAGCTGCCGGCCCCCAAATTGTAATGCCTTTACGCTGCAAATTGGCTAAGTTTTCTTGGGTCGCGATATTTTGGTACATCTGCTGATTCATCGCAGGGCAAATAATCACAGGTGCGCTGGTGGCTAAGCAAGTTGTTGTTAACAGTTCATCAGCCATACCGGCATTAACCCGAGCAATCACATTGGCCGTTGCTGGGGCGATTAATACGACATCAGCCCAACGCGCTAATTCAATATGTCCCATTGCCGCTTCAGCAGCGGGATCCAGTAAATCTGACGCCACTGGGTGACCAGATAAGGCCTGAATGGTTAGCGGAGTGATAAATTGCATCGCACTTTGGCTCATGATGACACGGACATCAGCACCGCGCTCTTTGAGGCGGCGAATAAGATCTGCACTTTTATAAGCCGCTATGCCGCCACCAATACCTAATAATACTTTCTTATTTGTCAGCATGGGTAAAATCCGCTTCATTCTTTAATGCGGCTTAAGATACCACAAAGCAAACCAAGTGGGTGAAGATCCAATATCAAAATATTGGTCCATACTTGTAGCGAATCAAAAATGTATATGATGGATTACAGCGCATAAAACAAGGAGTGTTAATGGCGATTAAAGATTGGCCGCAAGGAGAAGGGCCGCGTGAAAAATTACTCTCCAATGGTGCAGGGCATTTATCTGATGCTGAATTGCTGGCCGTATTGCTAAGAAATGGCTTACCTGGCCAAAATGCCCTCGATTTAGCCAGAGAATTAATTAACCAATTTGGTGGATTGCGTAAATTATTATCGGCACCTAAGCAGCAAGTATGTAAATTAGCCGGTGTTGGACCGGTAAAATTTGCTCAATTACAGGCTGCGGCAGAGATTTCTAAGCGAATTGCACGAGAAAATCTACAAAGAGGTCAAATTTTGACAAATCCTGATTTAACTCGGGACTATTTAATGAGACAATTAGCGGACCGATCCTATGAAGTGTTCGCCTTACTATTGTTGGACAACCAACATAGAATAGAGTCATTCAATTTGTAGAATTATTCCGTGGCACCATTAATGCAGCCTCTGTTTATCCCCGCGAGGTGGTAAGCCTTGTGTTGGAAAAAGGTGCGGCGGCTGTAATAGTGTGTCACAACCATCCATCTGGCATTGCAGAGCCCAGTCAAGCTGATCGGCGGATAACTGAGCGAATAAAAATTGCCTTAGAAACTATCGATGTTTCTTTGCTAGATCATATGGTTGTAGGTGATAAAGAGATAGTGTCCTTCGCCGAGCGAGGATGGATAAATTAAACTTTACTTGATCTTGTGTAGCCAATCGTGTATAAAATGCGCCCTCTTTGTGCCTCGGGCGACGGCCATACGAGGCACATTAATGCTCGAGCGTTAAAAATTTGTTTTGGAGAAGATTGACATGTCAAGAGTATGCCAAGTAACTGGCAAAAAGCCTATGGTTGGTAACAACCGTTCGCATGCTAAAAACGCGACTCGTCGTCGTTTTTTACCTAACCTACAAAACCACCGTTTTTGGTTAGAAGAAGAAAAGCGTTTCGTACAATTACGTGTATCTACTAAAGGTATTCGTATCATCGACAAGAAAGGCATTGAAGCAGTTGTTGCTGAACTTCGTGCCCGTGGCGAAAAGGTATAATAGAAAATGGCTAAAGCTAAAGGTAACCGTGAGAAGATCAAATTAGTCTCTAGTGCTAAAACTGGTCATTTCTACACTACTGAAAAGAACAAGCGTAACATGCCTGAGAAAATGGAAATCAAGAAATTTGATCCTGTTATCCGTCAGCACGTTATGTACAAAGAAGCTAAAATCAAGTAATTGATTCTTATTCTTTAAAAAAGCCCCTCTCATGGGGCTTTTTTTATGCCTACAGAAAATAGGCGTTAATTGAATTTGCATCTTTTGCTGGCAACCTTACTTAAGCTCTTTTATAAAAATCGCGCCCCAGAATAAACATTAACGTTAATATTGACTCAATGAGCACCTTAGTTAATCTCTTATATTCAGTTCATATGGGTTAAGTTCCTGGCTTGTATATATTTTATATTTAGCGATCAGAAAAAATTCACCTTACAAATGAAAATAAATGCTTTTAAAGTGAATTAAAATGCAATAATATTGCGTCAAATTTGATTAGCTTAGCTAATCGGCTACTATTTATTCATTATTACTTTATTAGAGGTGAATTTGCCTGTGAGAACCACTGAATTGGTTGATGGATTCCGTCACTCCGCGCCTTATGTTAATGCACATCGTGGTAAGACTTTCGTTGTTATGTTAGGTGGTGAAGCGCTGGTAAGTAATCATTTTCGAGGTATTTTGAATGATGTGGCGTTGCTGCATTCATTGGGGATTAAAATTGTATTAGTTTATGGCACAAGGCCGCAAATTGATGCTGGATTGGCAACCGCTGGTATCGCCCCTGCCTATCACAATGGCGTGCGAATTACTGATGAAGACACTTTAAGAGTGATCAAACAAGTTGCAGGTGCTGCTCAGTTTGATATTACTGCGCGCTTATCAATGAGTTTGGGTAATACCCCAATGCAGAATGCCCAAATAAACTTAGTGAGCGGAAATTTTGTGATTGCCCAACCATTAGGGATTGATGATGGTGTGGACTTTTGCCTCAGCGGTAAAGTGCGCCGTATTGATACCCAAGGTTTAAAGCGTCAATTAGATAATAACTGTATTGTGTTAATGGGGCCTATTGCGGCATCGGTTACCGGTGAAAGTTTCAATTTAACCGCTGAAGAAGTGGCGACCCAGGTCGCTGTAAAGCTGAAGGCGGATAAAATTATTGGCTTTAGTGAGACCAATGGGTTATTGGACGAGCAAGGTCATGTCATTGCCGAGTTAATGCCAAATCAAGCTCAAGACTATTTAGCGGTTATGGAGCAAAGTGGCACGGTATGCACGGGGACAATTGCGTTTATTAAGGCCAGTATTGATGCGTGTCGTAATGGCGTGCCACGCTGTCATTTAGTGAGTTATTTAGACGATGGAGCCTTACTGCAAGAATTATTTTCACGCGAAGGGATTGGTACCCAAATTGTTACTGAAAGTGCTGAGCGTTTACGTCGTGCAACGATTAGTGATATTGGAGGCGTCTTAAACCTTATCCGTCCTTTGGAAGAGCAGGGAATTTTAGTGCGCCGTTCTCGTGAGCAATTAGAGATGGAAATTGAGCAATTCATGGTGATTGAGCGTGATAATTTAATTATTGGCTGCGCGGCTTTATATCCATTTGAAGAAGATAACGCAGGTGAATTTGCCTGTTTAGTCGTACATCCAGATTATCGTGATGCAGACCGTGGTAGTGTGTTGCTGAATAACATTATTGGTCAAGCCCGTGTTCGGGGTTATTCTCGTTTGTTTGCGTTAACCACCCGCAGTATTCATTGGTTTTTAGAGCACGGCTTTAATATTGTGGAAGTGGATGCACTACCCAATAAAAAGAAACAACTTTACAACTATCAGCGCCGTTCAAAGATTTTAGCGTTAGATTTATAATACCTGTGTTATTAGCTAAATGCCGGTATTCCGGCATTTTTTATGGCTGTTGATTAAAGAACGATGCATTTTTATTGGTTGACATAATATGTCGCGAGTGGCATTTTATTAAGCGATAAATACTGCTGGAACAAGATGATGCATACCATTCCTTTAAGTACGCTTAGCACCACAACCCAGTATAGTTTGGTCGGGTTATTGATTGGCTTGTTGCTTATCACTGTTATCGTACTGATAAAGCCCATGCCCAAAAATGCGAAATATGCTGCTATGGGGATCATGCTTGCCGTGTTTAGCATGTTTACCTTAACACTTTATCAATCGTTTCATAGTCAATTGCAATGGGACCAAACTGTAGTTGATTTTAAAGTGCCGCTGTATAGCCAAACCTTGCCGACATCTGATATCGACTTGCAGGGTGCCTTTATTGCTGATTTGAGCGTTGAACAAGGCCTGCAACCTAAATGGCGTAATAATGGGGTGGGGCTGCCAGGCTATTCGCTGGGGTGGTTTACCTTAAACAATGATCAAAAAGCATTATTATCGGTAACAGAATCAAAGCAGGTCATCGTGCTGCCGACACATCAAGACTATGTGATTATGGTCAGTGTTGATCAGCCACGCCAAATGCTGGCTGAACTGCATCAACAGCAATAATTATTTTAACGCACTACCTGGCGGTTATTGGGCTGATTATTTTTGTAGCGTTGAAGCAAAATATCGCTGACAAACACCACTAGCGCAATCCAAATAAATACGAAGGTGATTGCTTTTTCTATATCAAAAGGTTCGTTAAATAGCTTAACGGCCAGAATAAACATAATACTAGGGCCGATGTATTGGAAAAAGCCCAAGATAGAAAAGGGTATTCGTACTGCAGCACCAGCAAAACACAGTAGCGGAATAGTGGTAACAATACCTGCGGCAATTAAAATTAAATTTAGGTTTAGGTCGTTCACTATCATGCTGGTCGCTGAGGTATCTAAGGTAAAAATTAAATAGCCAAGTGCAATAGGCAGTAATAATGCTGTTTCAACCAATAAACCGGTTTTTGCGTCAATATTTACTTTTTTGCGCAATAAGCCGTAAAAACCAAAACTGGCAGCCAAAGATAATGACACTAACGGTATTGAACCAAATGAGAATAACTGGATTAGCACCCCAATAAAGGCTAATGATACCGCTAGCCATTGTAGTTTTCGTAGCCTTTCGCCTAGAAACAACATACCTAAAAACACATTAAATAATGGATTAATGAAATAGCCTAAACTGGCATCTAGCATTAAATCATTATTTACCGCCCAAATAAAAATCAGCCAATTTACGGCAATAAGCACGGAGGTGATTAGCAGCACACCAAGTTGTTTGGGTTGTTTGAGTAATAAACGTAATCGACCAAACCCACCTAAAAATTGCATTAATACAATCAAAAATACGAATGACCAAATCACTCGATGCATTAAAATTTCCAATGCTGATACTTGGGTGAGCAATTTAAAGTAAAGCGGTGCGACTCCCCACATGCAGTAAGCGCATAAAGCAAGAATGACACCTTTACGGTATTCTAAATCTGGCATAAAAAGTCACAAGGGGTAGTCTGAAAATGGACTGGCGATTGTAGGCTGCTGTGGCTAATGACTCAATAGCTGCAATGAATAAAAAGTCCATAAGACTGTAAAGATTTCACTTTTTCTAACGGGTTAACCGACCATGTAGGTTCCTGTACCAAAAGCAATATGAGTACCTAACTCATTATGCAGCTCCATTCGACAAACCGAAACGCGATTTCCAGCTCGAATGACGGTCCCTGTTCCGGTAAATATTTGCCCACGACCAGGGCGCAAGTAATCAACCCGCATGTCAATGGTGCCTAATGTTGTTAGGCGTTGTTGTAATTCATCTATTTGCCAGTCTTCACGGCTGGCAACTAACCCTGCAAATGCGGTTAATCCACCCACTACGTCCAATAAAGTAGCCGTAACCCCGCCATGTAAAATATTTTGATGAATGTTACCGATTAATTCAGGTTTCATATTAATAACCACTTCTACGCCCTCAATATCGTAATGTTTGATATCAAGTCCTAAAAGATTATGAAATGGAACATGTTGATCAAAAATCTCGGCAACTTGTTTTAGCACCTGCGCTTGTATTGGAGTGGTCATATTCATCCTTGTTATTATTGTGGCTCGGGTTTTGTTCAAGCTAAAAGGTATCAGGTATCAACTAACTTAAAATGCATAGAGTATTTAATCTAGCGCTAAACTACATCGGGTTCAATTCAATTTTGGTTTACTCAAGACATCTTGCTTAGGGTGCTTTAGAATATAGGCTCATTTTTGCTTACGCTGTAAACCATGGAAACTGACTCTACATTACCCATAGCAACACCTGACATTCAATCATCGACAGACTTGCTTGCCACTAGCTTACAGCAAGTATTTGGCTATCGAGATTTTCGTGATGGGCAACGTGAAGTCATAGAACAAGCTATGGCAGGTATCGACACCTTAGTGATTATGCCTACTGGTGGTGGCAAAAGTATGTGCTACCAGCTTCCTGCATTGGTGTTACCTGGGGTAACTGTGGTGGTGTCGCCACTGATTTCACTGATGAAAGATCAGGTAGATAGTTTACGTCAGAGTGGTGTTAGTGCAGCCTATTTAAACTCTTCATTGCCCGGTGATCAAAGCGCAGCCATTTTGCGCCAATTACATCAAGGTGAGATAAAGCTGTTATATGTATCACCTGAAAGGTTACTTAGACCTGATTTTATCGAACGAATGCATGAGTTAACTATTTCATTATTTGCTGTTGATGAGGCACATTGCATTAGCCAATGGGGCCATGATTTTAGGCCTGAATATGCCGCTTTAGGCATGCTAAAACAGCATTTCCCGCACATACCACTAATGGCGCTCACCGCAACGGCAGATCAAGCGACACGGCAGAGTATTTGCGAGCGATTAAACATCACCCCATTTGTGTTATTAGCAAGCTTTGATCGTCCGAATATCCGTTATACCGTTGCTGAAAAACTGAATGCCGCGAATCAGCTAAGGCAATATTTGCAAGCCCAAAATGGTACAAGTGGCATTATTTATTGCAGCAGTCGCCGTCGGGTCGATGAAGTGGCTGAGCGTCTGCGACTGCAAGGGTTCAAAGCCGAAGGTTATCATGCGGGAAAAAGCCAAGATGAACGGGCTGATATTCAAGATAAGTTCCTAAAAGATCAAATAGATATTGTGGTCGCGACGGTTGCCTTTGGCATGGGTATTAATAAATCCAATGTGCGTTTTGTCGTGCATTATGACATTCCTAAAAGTATTGAAGCTTACTACCAAGAAACCGGTCGAGCAGGACGTGATGGCTTAGATGCGGAAGCTTATATGCTATTTGATCCTGCCGATATTGGTCGAGTACGTCATCTTATAGAGCAGTCGGAGCCGGGACCGCAGCAACAAGTCGATTTTCACAAATTGCATACCATGGCAGCCTTTGCTGAAGCGCAAACCTGTCGGCGCCAAGTGTTGTTACACTATTTTGACGAGAGCGCATCGGAACCCTGTGGTAACTGCGATATTTGCCTCGATCCGCCTAAACGTTATAACGGCACCGAAGATGCGCAGAAAGTGTTGTCATGTGTATTCAGGTTGCAACAGCGGTTTGGTATGCATCATGTTATTGATGTGCTGCGCGGCTCAAAAGCCGCAAATATTGTTGATCGTGGCCATGACAAATTAACGACTTGGGGAATTGGCGCAGATAAGTCAGCAGAGCACTGGTTAAGCGTACTACGTCAACTTATTCATTTAGGCTTGGCAAGCCAAGATGTTACTCGAGGCTCGAGTGTTCGTCTCAATCCAGCAGCCAGACCTATTTTAAAGGGTGAGTTAGCACTTATGCTTGCTGAGCCGCGTATTGAGTTGTTAGATATTAAGCGTAAATCAAGCTCACGTATTCCACAGCAATACGATAGAAAACTGTTTGCCAGATTAAAGCTACTTAGGCGTGAACTTGCAGAGCAACATGATATTCCACCCTATTTGGTGTTTAACGATGCCACTTTGGCTGAGATGTCGGCCATGTTGCCAACAAGCCCAGGTGAAATGCTAGCCGTTAATGGCGTGGGACAAATTAAACTCGACCGTTTTGGGGGGGAGTTTTTAGATGAAATCAGTGAGTTTTTAACGGGCAACTAGGCCCATATTAGCCTTATTTTGCTATTGGATTAAATATTATACAAGGTTCTGATTTTTTTTCTGGATCTGGCTTAACAAATTCAGGCTGGCGCGTTTGGTTAAGGTTTCAACACTATCTAATTGCTGTAAATTTGCCACGCCAAAATTCACCACAGAACTTTGAAAGGCTTGCACTTGAGAAGTTAATTGCATAGCGACCCGTTGCGCCCCCTTTTCCGAGGTGTAAGGCAATAGAATCATCATTTCATCAGTGTTTTTACGCACAATATAATCTTGTTCACGTAATGCTTGTTGAAGTTTATTTTGCACGATAGCCACATCAACCTCACGTATGGCACTGATATTGAGCAACAATAACGACAAAGGGTAATTACCTTGCTTGGCATTGTGTAAAATGAGTTCAGTTTGTTGTTGTTCATCTTCCTGATCAATACGCATTTTGGGTGTCGGTTTACGAAAAACAAAGAACATAAATGATGCCAAAAGAATCAAAATACCTAAGCTTAACAAGGCAATATTTTGTGCTTTAAAGGTGAGTGAAGAAGCGTCAGCATCACTATAAGCAATAATATTATTAATACTTTCCCTATCGGCTTTTAATTGTGCGATATGTGTATTCGATAGTTTTGCGTGGGCTTTTTGGCTTGCGGCATATTTAAAGTTTTGTTGATAAAAAGCGTTTTCAAAATCACCTTGTTTTTGGTAGTAATCACTCAGAATTTGATTAAAGTCGATTAAATCATAATATTGTTCATATTGAGTCGCTTGGCTGATGATGTCACTCATTAGGGCTAAGGCATCGGTATTGCGGTTTTGGGCAAAATAGATCATCGCAAGTGTCCGTTGGGCCCGTATTAGTTGAAATTTGTCACGCTGGCTCGAAAAATAATGGATGCTAGAGTTAATTGAGTTTTCAGCAGCCTTTAGATTACCGATATGGAGCTCGATATATGCTGAGTGAGCATTAAATACAGCATTATAAGAAGTGTTATTTATTTTTGCTTCATCAAACTTTGCTTGTGTTAAATAATGGCGCGCTAAATTTGTGTCTCCAGCAGAAATTGCAAAGCGGGCGAGATAGATATTTAATGCTGTCGCAACCTGTCCATTTGCTTGGGGATCTTTTTGTATTTCCTTGGTTAATGACATTGCTCCAGTGTGGTCACCTGAAGAAAATAACAAGTTGCTCATGACTAATTGTAAATAAAACTTAGGAATTAAATACCAAGTCTGAAGTTGTTGTTCCGCAGAGGGATACAAACTCAATGCCATTTTTAAGTTTTCTGAGGCATCGGCAAAGTTTTCACTGAAATTACTTTGTAAACTTCGCATTAATAGCCCTGAGATTAATGCCTGTGGTTGAACATATTGTTGAGCTAATCTTATTGACTCTTCATTTGCCAAGACCAGTTGGGTCTGGTCACCTAAAAATTCAAATGCGTTTGCTTTGCAATTTAAAAAATAAGGTCGAGTTATTTCAAGTTTTAGTTGTGCGGCCAGCTGAATGCCTCTGGAGGCAACATTTAACGCGCTTTCGCTTTGTCCTAAATCATTGTAATTCAAGCAGCTTAATAGCATTAACCGTAAATTATCGCTATCAGATAACGTATTAGACTGCTGCGCTAAACTCGCAATTAACTCTTGGGTGCGAGAAGGATATTGCGGAGATAGCCACGCAATATAATCCAATTTTTGGCTGGTGGTGCTGGCAGTAAATTCAGTATGAGACAGATCAATCTTATATAGGTCTGAAGCCGATGCATTGTTTGAGAAGACCAGATAGCTAGTGAGTGTGGCGCAGAAAATGTGTAATAAGCAAAACAGTGATTTCATCTAGATTCGTTGATTGATTATATTGTTTGGCAGTATAACGACTTTATTGTCTTTGGGGCAGAATAATTATTAATAAGCATAGGCTTAGCTTTAGATTGATATTTTGCATTTGGCAGGCATTACGAATGCTTGTTCTTGGTTATTGATAGCATATGGCGAATAAAGCTACCTACTAATGAATAGGAGAGTCATTCATATTATTCAACTTGGGAAAAAGAGGGTTGACAGCAGCTATTGGTCAGGGTAAATATTAGGTCACAGAGAAAAGATTCAAATAAGAATAGTTATTTAAAAAATATGAATAGAATTTACGTATTACTAGGGCTCCTTCTCCTCTCTCGCAAATATTGCGCGGAGCCTGTTGTGCTACAAGTGAATTAATCTTTTCACCAGTCACAAACCCCGCGCCTAACGCCGCGGGGTTTTTTATTTATACACTTTTAAAAACTAGCCTGTTGTTTATTTAGCAACACGCCAAGGCAAAATGGAGAAAGCTGATGTCCGATAGAGTCATAATTTTTGATACCACATTACGTGATGGTGAGCAGGCGTTAGCGGCCAGTTTAACAGTTAAAGAAAAGCTTCAAATCGCCATGGCTCTTGAGCGCTTAGGGGTTGATGTGATGGAAGTGGGTTTTCCTGTTTCATCTCCTGGTGATTTTGAGTCTGTGCAAACCATTGCTAAAACAATTAAGAATAGCCGGGTTTGTGGATTATCTCGCGCACTAGAAAAAGATATCGATGCTGCCGCTCAAGCCTTATCGGTTGCGGAACAATTTCGAATTCATACCTTTATTTCCACTTCAACCATTCATGTTGAAAGTAAACTAAAGCGAAGTTTTGACGATGTGTTAGATATGGCCGTTAGTGCGGTTAAGTATGCACGTCGTTTTACGGATGATGTTGAATTTTCATGCGAAGATGCGGGACGCACACCAATTGATAATTTATGCCGTATGGTTGAGGCCGCCATCAAAGCAGGCGCACGTACCATTAACATTCCCGATACTGTGGGTTATACCATTCCAAGTGAATTCGGTGGCATTATTCAAACATTATTTAATCGGGTGCCAAATATCGACCAAGCGATTATTTCTGTGCATTGTCATGATGATTTGGGCCTATCGGTTGCTAACTCCATCACAGCGGTAGAAATGGGCGCTCGTCAGATCGAATGTACCATTAACGGCATCGGTGAGCGGGCAGGTAACTGTTCATTAGAAGAAATCGCAATGATTTTGTCTACACGTAAAGGCTTATTAAATTTGGAATGCGGCATTAACGCCAAAGAAATTCACCGCACCTCTAGTTTAGTTAGTCAGCTTTGCAATATGCCTATTCAAGCGAATAAAGCCATCGTCGGCAGCAATGCGTTTTCGCATTCATCAGGTATTCACCAAGATGGCATGCTAAAAGCCAAAAATACCTACGAAATCATGACGCCAGAAAGCATCGGCTTAAACCGCAACAACTTAAATATGACCTCACGTTCAGGTCGCCATGTGATTAAACATCGTATGGAAGAAATGGGTTATCAGTCATCAGATTACGATATGGAAACCTTGTATGAGCAATTCTTAAAATTGGCTGATAAAAAAGGCCAAGTATTTGATTACGATTTAGAAGCCCTAGTGTTTATGGAGTCACAAACCCATGATGATGACCATTTTTCATTAAAACATTTAATGGTGCATTCAGATTCGACCGAAGGTGTTGCAACTGCAACAGTGAGATTAGATGTCGATGGTCATTCTGTAACCGAAGCCGCTACTGGTAATGGACCTGTTGATGCGGCTTACAATGCGATAGCGCGTGCTTCTAAGCGAAACATTAATATTACTAATTATAAAATCAGTGCCAAGGGCGAAGGCCAAGATGCATTAGGGCAAGTGGATATTACCGCTAAATATAAAGAGCAAAATTTCCATGGTGTAGGCCTAGCGACAGATGTTGTTGAAGCCTCTGCTCAGGCATTAGTTCATGTAATGAACTTAACTTGCCGAGCAGACAAAGTGGCTGATTTTAAAGAGCAGATTCATAAAGATAGGGAGTTAGGTGGAGTATGAGTTATCAAATAGCAGTATTGGCTGGTGATGGTATTGGGCCTGAAGTTATGGCCGAGGCACGTAAAGTGCTCAAGGAAGTTGAAGCCAGATTTGAGCTAAATATTGAATATGCCGAGTACGATGTAGGTGGTATTGCCATTGATAACCATGGTTGCCCATTACCTGATGCCACGTTAAAAGGCTGTGAAGCCGCTGATGCAATTTTATTTGGCAGTGTTGGCGGTC
This Shewanella aestuarii DNA region includes the following protein-coding sequences:
- the coaBC gene encoding bifunctional phosphopantothenoylcysteine decarboxylase/phosphopantothenate--cysteine ligase CoaBC, which produces MLTNKKVLLGIGGGIAAYKSADLIRRLKERGADVRVIMSQSAMQFITPLTIQALSGHPVASDLLDPAAEAAMGHIELARWADVVLIAPATANVIARVNAGMADELLTTTCLATSAPVIICPAMNQQMYQNIATQENLANLQRKGITIWGPAAGSQACGEVGFGRMLEPLDIAEQLIGFLNSTPVVSNAVTNRNPATNSLPLMGKKLLLTAGPTREAIDPVRYISNHSSGKMGFALAQAAIELGAEVTLISGPVNLATPDKVKRIDVESAQQMLDAVMANLTEQDIFIGCAAVADYRLADVAKEKIKKSAENMQLALIRNPDILATVAQQQPRPFTVGFAAETNNVEQYARGKLQRKNLDMIAANDVSVQGLGFNADNNALQVFWPQGSQQLPTTDKLTLARQLLTLINQQLPTS
- a CDS encoding thioesterase family protein, which translates into the protein MTTPIQAQVLKQVAEIFDQHVPFHNLLGLDIKHYDIEGVEVVINMKPELIGNIHQNILHGGVTATLLDVVGGLTAFAGLVASREDWQIDELQQRLTTLGTIDMRVDYLRPGRGQIFTGTGTVIRAGNRVSVCRMELHNELGTHIAFGTGTYMVG
- the dut gene encoding dUTP diphosphatase, which codes for MKTPIELKILDSRIGSEYPLPAYATPGSAGMDLRAMIDTTIVIAPGETVLIPTGIAVHVADPSLAAVILPRSGLGHKHGIVLGNLVGLIDSDYQGPLMVSCWNRGNKPYTLEIGDRLAQLVFVPVVQAQFTLVDEFNRSDRGEGGFGHSGTK
- the rpmB gene encoding 50S ribosomal protein L28; its protein translation is MSRVCQVTGKKPMVGNNRSHAKNATRRRFLPNLQNHRFWLEEEKRFVQLRVSTKGIRIIDKKGIEAVVAELRARGEKV
- a CDS encoding PH domain-containing protein, whose translation is MMHTIPLSTLSTTTQYSLVGLLIGLLLITVIVLIKPMPKNAKYAAMGIMLAVFSMFTLTLYQSFHSQLQWDQTVVDFKVPLYSQTLPTSDIDLQGAFIADLSVEQGLQPKWRNNGVGLPGYSLGWFTLNNDQKALLSVTESKQVIVLPTHQDYVIMVSVDQPRQMLAELHQQQ
- the argA gene encoding amino-acid N-acetyltransferase gives rise to the protein MRTTELVDGFRHSAPYVNAHRGKTFVVMLGGEALVSNHFRGILNDVALLHSLGIKIVLVYGTRPQIDAGLATAGIAPAYHNGVRITDEDTLRVIKQVAGAAQFDITARLSMSLGNTPMQNAQINLVSGNFVIAQPLGIDDGVDFCLSGKVRRIDTQGLKRQLDNNCIVLMGPIAASVTGESFNLTAEEVATQVAVKLKADKIIGFSETNGLLDEQGHVIAELMPNQAQDYLAVMEQSGTVCTGTIAFIKASIDACRNGVPRCHLVSYLDDGALLQELFSREGIGTQIVTESAERLRRATISDIGGVLNLIRPLEEQGILVRRSREQLEMEIEQFMVIERDNLIIGCAALYPFEEDNAGEFACLVVHPDYRDADRGSVLLNNIIGQARVRGYSRLFALTTRSIHWFLEHGFNIVEVDALPNKKKQLYNYQRRSKILALDL
- the slmA gene encoding nucleoid occlusion factor SlmA, producing MAESPKINRREHILQCLAQMLETSPGQRITTAKLAAEVGVSEAALYRHFPSKARMFEGLIEFIEDAILSRLNIIMDEEKDTMKRCQLVLQLLLVFSERNPGISRVLNGDALLGENERLRSRISALFAKIETQIKQILREKTIREGHGFNLDEAILANLLLAFAEGRISQFVRSEFKQKPTQHFDEQWTFIQQQLLRS
- the rarD gene encoding EamA family transporter RarD, translating into MPDLEYRKGVILALCAYCMWGVAPLYFKLLTQVSALEILMHRVIWSFVFLIVLMQFLGGFGRLRLLLKQPKQLGVLLITSVLIAVNWLIFIWAVNNDLMLDASLGYFINPLFNVFLGMLFLGERLRKLQWLAVSLAFIGVLIQLFSFGSIPLVSLSLAASFGFYGLLRKKVNIDAKTGLLVETALLLPIALGYLIFTLDTSATSMIVNDLNLNLILIAAGIVTTIPLLCFAGAAVRIPFSILGFFQYIGPSIMFILAVKLFNEPFDIEKAITFVFIWIALVVFVSDILLQRYKNNQPNNRQVVR
- the rpmG gene encoding 50S ribosomal protein L33; this encodes MAKAKGNREKIKLVSSAKTGHFYTTEKNKRNMPEKMEIKKFDPVIRQHVMYKEAKIK